Proteins found in one Gemmatimonadota bacterium genomic segment:
- a CDS encoding DUF4168 domain-containing protein, which translates to MMKHALVTTLFALSAITGHLSAQQAPPAELTEEALSTYTKAHVVLDSARDAFQREFGRTHDVQGQARLRTELAERIETILSEHGIPQEEYDRITAVISVDQALRERFEELLALLLAGAGAG; encoded by the coding sequence ATGATGAAACACGCCCTCGTCACCACACTGTTTGCTCTCTCCGCAATTACCGGGCACCTCTCCGCCCAGCAGGCGCCTCCGGCGGAGCTCACCGAGGAGGCGCTCAGCACGTACACGAAGGCGCACGTCGTGCTGGACTCGGCGCGTGACGCATTCCAACGCGAATTCGGCCGTACCCACGACGTTCAGGGGCAGGCGCGGCTGAGGACCGAGCTGGCCGAACGGATCGAGACGATCCTGTCCGAGCACGGAATCCCCCAGGAGGAGTACGACCGGATCACGGCTGTGATCAGCGTTGACCAAGCTCTCCGCGAACGCTTCGAGGAGCTCCTGGCACTGTTGCTAGCCGGCGCTGGGGCCGGCTAG
- a CDS encoding ankyrin repeat domain-containing protein gives MMHKVQGSKRLHHKVLCVLACALLTWAATPPDAPVAEAAMRGDAAEVRALIEQGADVNAALGDGMTALHWAAERGDSELASLLLSAGAQVESMTRLGAYRPLHLAARGGHASVVRDLLQAGATADPETTTGHVAPLHLAAASGSASAVAALIEYGAEVDRRETAWGQTPLMFAAAAGRVQAIGALLDGGAAIDLAAHVLDMPTRDAEDRDDQAEQRRRAAVERGEPVSARGAGVVERAGAPPPAPGTAPGGSGGAGGIDVNEAQRDRVAQRLSHAQLVGGYGGLSALLLAVREGYSGAAMALLDGGAEIDQVSAGDRTSPLLMAILNGHFDLAMELFARGADAQLASDAGATPLYIALNTQWIPKSRHPQPTHRLQQEVTYLDLMRAFLDGGVDPNVRLTKQLWFTTFGDDYLRVDRTGATPFWRAAYALDVAAMKLLVAYGADPNVPTLKTPGRRFARGGSRGESTAGDDPSGLPPIPVGGPGVWPIHAASGVGYGEGYAANIHRHVPDGWLPAVRYLVDELGADVNLRDLNAYSALHHAASRGDDALILYLVERGADVNTVSRRGQTTVDMANGPVQRITPFPRTIALLEGLGAKNNHNCVGC, from the coding sequence ATGATGCATAAGGTACAGGGCTCCAAGCGACTCCACCACAAGGTGTTATGCGTGTTGGCATGCGCGCTGCTGACGTGGGCCGCTACCCCGCCCGATGCACCGGTCGCGGAGGCCGCGATGCGGGGGGACGCCGCCGAGGTTCGCGCGTTGATCGAGCAGGGCGCGGACGTGAACGCGGCGCTCGGAGACGGCATGACCGCTCTGCACTGGGCCGCCGAGCGCGGAGACAGCGAGCTCGCCTCGCTGTTATTGTCGGCTGGAGCTCAGGTGGAATCGATGACACGCCTCGGGGCGTACCGTCCGCTGCACCTCGCGGCTAGGGGCGGTCACGCGTCGGTCGTGCGCGATCTGCTCCAGGCCGGGGCCACGGCCGATCCGGAGACCACGACCGGACACGTAGCGCCGCTCCACCTCGCGGCGGCGTCCGGAAGCGCCTCCGCGGTGGCGGCACTGATCGAGTACGGTGCCGAGGTCGATCGGCGGGAGACGGCCTGGGGGCAAACGCCGCTGATGTTCGCCGCAGCGGCGGGCCGGGTGCAAGCGATCGGCGCGCTGCTGGACGGTGGCGCGGCGATCGATTTGGCAGCCCACGTGTTGGACATGCCCACGAGAGACGCCGAGGACCGAGACGACCAGGCCGAGCAGCGACGACGCGCGGCTGTCGAGCGCGGCGAGCCGGTATCGGCGCGAGGGGCGGGTGTAGTCGAACGTGCGGGCGCGCCTCCCCCCGCTCCGGGCACCGCTCCGGGCGGGAGCGGTGGCGCCGGGGGCATAGATGTCAACGAAGCTCAGCGGGACCGCGTGGCGCAGCGGCTGTCGCACGCGCAGCTCGTGGGAGGGTACGGTGGTCTGAGTGCGCTCTTGCTCGCGGTTCGTGAGGGGTATTCCGGCGCTGCGATGGCGTTGCTCGACGGCGGGGCCGAGATCGATCAGGTGAGCGCGGGGGACCGCACGAGTCCACTGCTGATGGCGATCCTCAACGGCCACTTCGATCTGGCCATGGAGCTCTTCGCGCGCGGCGCCGACGCACAGCTCGCGAGCGACGCGGGCGCGACCCCACTCTACATCGCGCTCAACACACAGTGGATCCCGAAGTCTCGGCACCCGCAGCCGACGCACCGGCTGCAGCAGGAGGTCACGTACCTCGACCTGATGCGAGCCTTCCTGGACGGAGGAGTAGACCCCAACGTGCGACTCACCAAGCAGCTCTGGTTCACCACGTTCGGGGACGACTACCTGAGGGTCGACCGTACCGGTGCGACACCGTTTTGGCGCGCGGCGTATGCTCTGGACGTCGCGGCGATGAAGCTCCTGGTAGCGTACGGCGCCGATCCGAATGTACCGACCTTGAAGACACCTGGCCGCCGCTTCGCCAGGGGCGGGAGTAGGGGCGAGAGCACGGCCGGCGACGATCCGTCAGGGCTGCCGCCGATTCCGGTCGGCGGGCCGGGTGTGTGGCCGATCCACGCAGCGTCTGGTGTCGGCTACGGGGAGGGCTACGCGGCGAACATCCACCGACATGTGCCGGATGGATGGCTCCCCGCGGTGCGCTACCTCGTCGATGAGCTAGGCGCGGACGTGAACCTGCGGGACCTCAACGCATACAGTGCACTTCACCACGCCGCCTCACGCGGCGACGACGCGCTGATTCTGTATCTGGTCGAGCGTGGCGCGGATGTTAACACGGTGAGTCGACGCGGTCAGACCACGGTGGACATGGCGAATGGTCCCGTGCAGCGCATCACGCCATTCCCCCGCACGATCGCGCTGCTCGAGGGGCTCGGAGCCAAGAATAACCACAACTGTGTAGGCTGCTAG
- a CDS encoding DUF1552 domain-containing protein: protein MQFITGKQIPRRTFIRGVGASVALPFLDAMVPAGRVWSKAPRVDDPTRLIAIEIVHGAAGCNEWGATQNLWSPVAVGRDFDLSPSALRPLEPYRDYLTIISNTDVRNAEAAQAKEIGGDHFRSSAVYLTQAHPKQTESSDVSVGISLDQIYAQRFGQDTPIPSMQLCIENVDQAGGCAYGYACVYTDTISWASPTEPLPMIRDPRVAFDQLFGAGGSPEERAARRQTSRSILDWIAEDLAVLKRSLGPNDTVRLDRYLDNVRELERRIQSVEAQNRTGEVRELPGAPAGVPDSFSEHVKLMFDLQALAFASDMTRVFSLKLGRDASSRVYPESGTDTPFHPASHHGGREEPVLNFAQINEYHVGLLPYLMDRLREIEEGDTHLLDKTMILYGSPMADSNLHNHRRCPLIVLGGANGQLEGNLHVKAADGTPMADAMLTLLHKLGLEDVTRFGDNTGALALTASA, encoded by the coding sequence ATGCAATTTATCACCGGCAAGCAGATTCCGCGACGCACGTTCATCCGGGGTGTGGGCGCGTCGGTCGCGTTGCCGTTTCTCGATGCGATGGTGCCGGCCGGGCGCGTGTGGTCCAAGGCTCCCCGGGTGGATGACCCCACCCGTCTGATCGCGATCGAGATCGTGCACGGCGCGGCCGGTTGCAACGAGTGGGGTGCCACGCAAAACCTGTGGTCGCCGGTCGCGGTGGGTCGAGACTTCGATCTCTCGCCGAGCGCGCTGCGGCCGCTGGAGCCGTACCGGGACTACCTGACGATCATCAGCAATACCGATGTGCGCAACGCCGAGGCGGCACAGGCCAAGGAGATCGGGGGCGATCACTTTCGGTCCAGCGCGGTCTACCTGACCCAGGCGCACCCGAAGCAGACCGAGAGCTCGGACGTCTCCGTCGGCATCTCGCTGGACCAGATCTACGCGCAGCGTTTTGGGCAGGACACACCGATCCCGTCCATGCAGCTGTGCATCGAGAACGTCGATCAAGCGGGTGGCTGCGCGTATGGCTACGCGTGCGTCTACACCGATACGATCAGCTGGGCCTCGCCCACCGAGCCGCTCCCGATGATCCGCGACCCCCGGGTCGCGTTCGATCAGCTGTTCGGCGCAGGCGGCAGCCCGGAAGAGCGCGCCGCGCGTAGGCAGACGAGCCGGAGCATCCTCGACTGGATCGCCGAGGACCTCGCGGTGCTCAAACGGTCACTCGGACCGAACGACACGGTGCGCCTCGATCGGTATCTGGACAACGTGCGGGAGCTCGAGCGACGCATCCAGAGCGTCGAGGCGCAGAACCGAACGGGGGAGGTTCGTGAGTTGCCGGGGGCACCGGCGGGTGTGCCGGACTCCTTCAGCGAGCACGTGAAGCTGATGTTCGACCTGCAGGCGCTCGCGTTCGCGTCCGACATGACGCGCGTGTTCTCGTTGAAGCTGGGGCGCGACGCGTCGTCACGGGTCTATCCGGAGAGCGGGACGGACACTCCGTTCCACCCCGCGTCGCACCACGGTGGCCGTGAAGAGCCGGTGCTCAACTTTGCCCAGATAAACGAGTACCACGTCGGTCTCCTGCCGTACCTCATGGACCGGCTGAGGGAGATCGAGGAAGGCGATACCCACCTGCTGGACAAGACGATGATCCTCTATGGCTCCCCGATGGCCGACTCCAACCTGCACAATCACCGCCGCTGCCCGTTGATCGTGCTCGGCGGCGCGAACGGGCAACTCGAGGGGAACCTGCACGTCAAGGCTGCCGATGGAACACCGATGGCTGACGCGATGCTCACCCTGCTGCACAAGCTGGGGCTCGAGGACGTCACCCGGTTCGGGGACAACACCGGGGCGCTCGCACTCACGGCGTCGGCATGA
- a CDS encoding DUF1592 domain-containing protein, whose protein sequence is MNYVVTAMLVAGLLMVTLAPDAGRWGGGAVPGGPATLSPAPASLLGFPSATSDAVVQQYCVRCHNDRMLRGNLSLEGFTLDAADEAGEITERMIRKLRVGMMPPPGARRPSGDSLLVLVESLEAHMDAAAAADPNPGGRTFQRLNRAEYERSIYDLLGLRIEAGAYLPLDTKSANFDNIADVQMVSPTLLDAYLNAAAEISRLAVGNPDATASETQYRIPRWVSQTERVEGAPFGTRGGTSVVHNFPADGEYVFRISFHHETTGTVVGNGRSALQTADALEEIEISIDGERVALLEMDRWMHVSGANGVEMTSAPILVAGGARRVTAAFIKRTDGPVQDLIAPHDWSLASTAIAGTYGVNSLPHLRDLVVGGPLTTTAGVSDTPVRRRIFTCTPASRSEARPCAAEIISRLGEQAFRRPLSEDDRAGLMSFYDEAAADGGFELGVRTALEAMLASPRFVFRFEQPPARVVAGQTYQIDDFALASRLSYFLWASPPDAELRQLASSGSLSDDRVLEEQTLRMLADAKADALGPRFAGQWLRLQDLDKIHPDVRLEPDFHQQLADAMRRETELFFNSLVREDRSVLDLYAADYTFVNERLARHYGIPGVSGERFRRVTYPDDTRRGVLGHASILTLTSHAGRTSPVLRGKWVMEVLLGSPPPPPPPGIPDLEQTDDVVDGRVLTTRERMEQHRASPTCNSCHRFMDPIGLALDNFGVTGKWRTRENGSPLDTRGELYDGTPIAGPADLRRALLNRPVPLIRTFTENLLAYAIGRRVEYFDQPTVRAIARAAEADGYRISAFILGVVKSDAFRMQRANAVVQQGTQGQQP, encoded by the coding sequence ATGAACTACGTCGTCACGGCGATGTTGGTCGCGGGACTGCTCATGGTCACGCTGGCCCCCGACGCTGGTCGCTGGGGCGGCGGCGCGGTCCCTGGCGGTCCTGCGACTCTCTCACCCGCGCCTGCCTCGCTGTTGGGCTTCCCGTCCGCCACGTCCGACGCCGTCGTGCAACAGTACTGCGTGCGCTGCCACAACGACCGGATGCTGCGCGGTAACCTCTCGCTGGAAGGGTTCACGCTGGACGCGGCGGACGAGGCCGGTGAGATCACGGAGCGGATGATCCGGAAGCTTCGCGTGGGCATGATGCCGCCGCCCGGTGCTCGGCGGCCGTCCGGTGACTCCTTGCTGGTTCTCGTGGAGTCGCTGGAAGCGCACATGGACGCAGCCGCTGCCGCGGACCCGAATCCCGGTGGACGAACGTTCCAGCGTCTGAACCGCGCCGAATACGAGCGTTCGATCTACGATCTGCTCGGTCTGCGAATCGAGGCTGGTGCGTATCTTCCGCTCGATACGAAGAGCGCCAACTTCGACAACATCGCCGACGTGCAAATGGTGTCGCCGACGTTGCTCGACGCGTACCTCAACGCCGCGGCGGAAATCAGTCGGCTCGCTGTCGGAAACCCGGACGCGACCGCGAGCGAGACACAGTACCGGATCCCGCGTTGGGTGTCGCAGACCGAGCGAGTCGAGGGCGCTCCGTTCGGCACGCGTGGCGGCACGTCGGTCGTGCACAACTTTCCCGCGGATGGTGAGTACGTCTTCCGAATCTCGTTCCACCACGAGACGACAGGCACGGTCGTCGGCAACGGACGGTCCGCGCTCCAGACCGCCGACGCACTCGAGGAGATCGAGATCTCGATCGATGGCGAGCGGGTCGCGCTGCTCGAGATGGACCGTTGGATGCACGTCTCTGGCGCGAACGGCGTCGAGATGACGAGCGCACCGATCTTGGTGGCGGGCGGCGCGCGGCGTGTGACGGCGGCGTTCATCAAGCGCACGGACGGGCCGGTACAGGACCTGATCGCGCCACACGACTGGTCGCTCGCCAGCACCGCGATCGCGGGCACGTACGGCGTGAATTCGCTGCCGCATCTGAGGGACCTGGTAGTCGGTGGGCCGCTCACGACGACGGCAGGCGTCTCCGACACGCCGGTTCGGAGGCGCATCTTCACGTGCACGCCTGCGTCGCGGAGTGAGGCTCGCCCGTGCGCGGCCGAGATCATCTCGAGGCTGGGCGAGCAGGCGTTCCGCCGCCCGCTCAGCGAAGACGATCGCGCGGGCTTGATGTCGTTCTATGACGAGGCGGCCGCGGACGGTGGTTTCGAGTTGGGAGTGCGCACCGCGCTCGAGGCGATGCTCGCGAGCCCGCGCTTCGTCTTCCGCTTCGAGCAGCCTCCCGCGCGGGTCGTCGCAGGACAGACGTACCAGATCGATGACTTCGCACTGGCGTCGCGCCTCTCCTACTTCCTGTGGGCGTCGCCTCCGGACGCTGAGTTGCGACAGCTGGCGTCGAGCGGTTCCCTCAGCGACGACCGCGTGCTCGAAGAGCAGACGCTGCGCATGCTCGCTGACGCGAAGGCCGACGCGCTCGGGCCGCGCTTCGCTGGCCAGTGGCTGCGCCTCCAGGACCTCGACAAGATCCACCCGGACGTCCGCCTGGAACCGGACTTCCATCAGCAGCTCGCGGACGCCATGCGTCGAGAGACCGAGCTCTTCTTCAACAGCCTGGTGCGTGAGGATCGCAGCGTGCTCGACCTGTACGCTGCGGACTACACCTTCGTGAACGAGCGGTTGGCCCGGCACTACGGGATCCCCGGCGTCAGTGGCGAGCGGTTCCGGCGCGTCACGTACCCCGACGACACACGTCGGGGCGTGCTCGGGCACGCCAGCATCCTCACCCTGACCTCCCATGCCGGGCGCACCTCGCCGGTGCTGAGGGGGAAATGGGTGATGGAGGTCTTGCTCGGGAGCCCGCCGCCGCCGCCGCCGCCGGGCATTCCGGATCTCGAACAGACTGACGACGTAGTGGATGGTCGCGTGCTTACGACCCGCGAGCGCATGGAGCAGCACCGCGCCAGCCCGACGTGCAATTCCTGCCATCGTTTCATGGATCCCATCGGCCTCGCGCTCGACAACTTCGGAGTCACGGGCAAGTGGCGGACCCGCGAGAACGGCAGCCCGCTGGACACACGCGGGGAACTGTATGACGGTACGCCGATTGCGGGCCCAGCCGACCTCAGGCGGGCGCTGCTGAACCGTCCGGTCCCGCTCATCCGGACCTTCACGGAGAACCTTCTCGCCTACGCGATCGGGCGGCGAGTCGAGTACTTCGATCAGCCGACCGTGCGAGCGATCGCGCGGGCCGCGGAAGCGGACGGCTATCGCATCTCGGCGTTCATCCTGGGCGTCGTGAAGAGCGATGCTTTCCGGATGCAGCGCGCCAACGCAGTCGTGCAGCAGGGCACACAGGGCCAGCAGCCGTGA